ACATAATAAGAGATGTTACAAGGCCTATTCTTATTATTAAAAGCAAGGAAGATAAGGAAGATTAGGACTTCTTAGATTTACATTCTTTCCATTCTTTGTCAAAGAAGAAGATGTAGGGTTTTATGATGGATTCATTTTCTGTATAAAGAGCGTTGGGAATGCCTTTTTCATCAAAGTACACTACTAAGAGTTTTTTATCATCTGTTAGAAGTAAATATTGACAACAAGCGGCTGTTTCGCAGTAATCTCCTCCCAACTTCCTTATTTCTTCCTTACAGGGCGTATCAAATTCTCCAATTGCATAAAGTTTTACACCTTTCTTTAGGTACTTATCCAGATTACCTTTACAACCTAAGGTAAACAAAGGTTTAATTCCTGCTATCTTCACAGTTTCTTTTGCAGAACTAATCATTGAGATTGCTTTATTTACTATAGACTCCTTGCCTTCCAAAATGAATACCTGAAACCCTTCGCTTGCAGCTGTTTCTACGCCTGGAACTTTTTCTTCAAGTTTATCTACAAGCTTTTTGAGATTGTCTTCCTTTATTTCAAATTCAAGTCTTAACTGTCTTATTCTATTGTTTAAAGCTTTTCTGATTGGAAAAGGAATGTACCTTTTGGGGATTGTGTTCTTAACTTGGAGAAACCCTTTTTTTTCTAATGATCTTAAGGCATCATAAATCCTTTGTTGGGGAATTTGAGCTTCTCTTGCTATCCTCGTAGCGCTTGCCTCACCAAGCAGTAAGAGTGCGTAGTAAGCTTTCGCTTCATAGGTGTTTAGATTGTATTCTTTTAAAAGTTTTATAACTTCCTCATCAAATTGTAATTTCATTCCTTCTCCAAACTTTCTAAAGTTGTTAAGATTAAATAATAGTGGAAAG
The sequence above is a segment of the Desulfurobacteriaceae bacterium genome. Coding sequences within it:
- a CDS encoding helix-turn-helix domain-containing protein; the encoded protein is MKLQFDEEVIKLLKEYNLNTYEAKAYYALLLLGEASATRIAREAQIPQQRIYDALRSLEKKGFLQVKNTIPKRYIPFPIRKALNNRIRQLRLEFEIKEDNLKKLVDKLEEKVPGVETAASEGFQVFILEGKESIVNKAISMISSAKETVKIAGIKPLFTLGCKGNLDKYLKKGVKLYAIGEFDTPCKEEIRKLGGDYCETAACCQYLLLTDDKKLLVVYFDEKGIPNALYTENESIIKPYIFFFDKEWKECKSKKS